One genomic region from Yersinia canariae encodes:
- the tpx gene encoding thiol peroxidase, with protein MTQTVHFQGNPVTVAGQLPQPGDKAKDFTLVAKDLSDVALSSFVGKRKVLNIFPSIDTGVCAASVRKFNQLAGELENTVVLCISSDLPFAQSRFCGAEGLSNVTTLSTLRGADFKQAYGVAITEGPLAGLTARAVVVLDGQDNVIYSELVNEITTEPDYDAALAALK; from the coding sequence ATGACACAGACAGTCCATTTCCAAGGCAATCCAGTGACCGTTGCAGGTCAACTGCCGCAACCAGGCGATAAAGCTAAAGATTTTACTTTGGTCGCGAAAGATTTATCTGATGTTGCGCTGAGCAGCTTTGTCGGTAAACGCAAAGTTCTGAATATCTTCCCAAGTATTGATACCGGTGTTTGTGCCGCTTCTGTACGCAAATTCAATCAATTGGCTGGCGAACTTGAGAACACAGTTGTTCTTTGTATCTCCTCTGACCTGCCATTTGCCCAATCACGTTTTTGTGGTGCTGAAGGCCTGAGCAACGTCACGACACTCTCGACTTTACGTGGTGCTGATTTCAAACAAGCCTACGGTGTGGCGATTACTGAAGGCCCATTGGCGGGTTTGACCGCTCGCGCCGTAGTGGTTCTGGATGGTCAGGACAATGTTATCTACAGTGAGCTGGTTAACGAAATCACAACCGAACCTGACTATGATGCCGCACTGGCAGCACTGAAATAA
- the ycjG gene encoding L-Ala-D/L-Glu epimerase, which yields MRTLRCYPEAWPLHSAFVISRGSRTEAKVVVVEIEEAGIHAVGECTPYPHYGESESSVMAQLALVTSAIEQGASRAALQQLLPAGAARNAVDCALWQLECLQNQQSLWQLTHTTPVPNISMAQTVSIGTPEAMAHSASALAHLGAKLLKIKLDDHLIAERLVAIRSAAPEVTLIVDANESWQPEGLAARCQLLADLGVAMLEQPLPAGQDDSLRNFIHPLPICADESCHTRADLAGLVGRYDMVNIKLDKSGGLTEALLLAEQAKSLGFAIMLGCMLCTSRAIRAALPLAPGARFVDLDGPTWLQHDVDDGLHFSTGAIDLLA from the coding sequence ATGAGAACCCTGCGTTGCTATCCAGAGGCCTGGCCTCTACATTCCGCATTTGTTATTTCCCGCGGAAGCCGTACTGAAGCAAAAGTTGTGGTTGTCGAGATTGAGGAGGCGGGTATCCATGCTGTTGGGGAATGTACCCCATATCCGCATTATGGTGAAAGTGAATCTTCTGTGATGGCACAGTTGGCATTGGTGACCAGTGCCATAGAACAGGGCGCTTCGCGTGCGGCACTACAACAGCTTTTACCCGCGGGAGCCGCGAGGAATGCAGTGGATTGCGCGTTATGGCAATTGGAATGTCTACAGAATCAGCAAAGTTTATGGCAACTGACTCATACGACGCCAGTTCCTAATATTTCCATGGCTCAGACAGTTAGCATCGGCACGCCAGAGGCGATGGCGCACAGTGCAAGTGCATTGGCGCATCTTGGTGCCAAATTATTGAAAATAAAACTGGATGACCATCTTATTGCCGAGCGCTTGGTGGCAATCCGTAGCGCTGCACCCGAAGTGACATTGATTGTGGATGCCAATGAGTCTTGGCAACCTGAGGGGTTGGCTGCGCGTTGCCAATTACTGGCCGATTTAGGTGTGGCGATGCTAGAGCAACCTCTGCCAGCAGGGCAGGATGATTCATTGCGGAATTTTATTCACCCATTGCCTATCTGTGCCGATGAAAGTTGCCATACGCGCGCTGATTTGGCGGGGTTGGTTGGTCGCTATGACATGGTCAACATTAAATTGGATAAAAGCGGTGGGTTAACAGAAGCATTGCTGTTGGCCGAACAGGCAAAATCACTTGGATTTGCCATTATGCTCGGCTGTATGTTGTGCACATCGCGTGCGATACGTGCCGCATTACCACTGGCCCCAGGGGCTCGTTTTGTTGACCTGGATGGCCCAACGTGGTTACAACACGATGTGGATGATGGGTTGCATTTCTCAACCGGCGCTATTGATTTATTGGCTTAA
- the mpaA gene encoding murein tripeptide amidase MpaA, translating to MSQYNPRSARGKLVTLGQQYGTSLLGAPLLYFPAANPSTKTGLIIAGTHGDESAAIVALSCALRTITPQQQRHHVILAVNPDGCQLGLRANASGVDLNRNFPAKNWQAGETVYRWNSAANARDVVLSTGEYAGSEPETQALCTLITQLSPQWVVSLHEPLACIEDPGSSALGERLAANFSLPLVTSVGYATPGSFGSWCADIHLPCITAELPPISADAASECYLAAMIDLLTLVD from the coding sequence ATGAGCCAATATAACCCCCGCTCCGCACGGGGAAAGCTGGTCACTTTAGGGCAACAATACGGAACTTCCCTCTTGGGCGCGCCACTGCTTTATTTCCCGGCAGCTAACCCCTCAACAAAGACTGGGCTAATTATCGCCGGAACTCATGGCGATGAAAGTGCGGCCATTGTTGCCCTCTCCTGCGCGTTACGGACTATCACCCCGCAGCAGCAGCGCCACCATGTGATATTGGCCGTGAATCCCGATGGCTGCCAACTGGGGCTACGGGCTAATGCCAGTGGTGTAGATCTTAATCGTAATTTCCCGGCGAAAAATTGGCAGGCGGGTGAAACGGTGTATCGTTGGAACAGTGCTGCGAATGCGCGAGATGTCGTGCTGTCCACCGGGGAATATGCAGGTTCTGAACCCGAAACCCAAGCGCTGTGTACATTGATTACACAGCTGTCTCCGCAGTGGGTAGTTTCCTTGCACGAGCCCTTGGCCTGCATTGAAGACCCGGGCAGCTCCGCGCTGGGTGAACGGCTGGCCGCCAATTTTTCATTACCTCTGGTCACCAGTGTCGGTTATGCCACGCCCGGGTCCTTCGGCAGTTGGTGTGCAGACATCCACTTACCCTGTATCACTGCGGAATTACCTCCCATTTCCGCCGATGCAGCCAGTGAATGTTATCTGGCTGCCATGATTGACTTACTGACCTTGGTAGATTAA
- a CDS encoding peptide ABC transporter substrate-binding protein has product MRYFRYALCAALVGTALGAANAADVPAGTVLAEKQELVRHIKDEPASLDPMKAVGLIEAQVARDLFEGLVNQDAHGQIIPGVATNWKTADNQTYIFTLRKDAKWSNGDPVTAQDFVYSWRRLVDPKSLSPFAWFAELAGMENAQQIIAGKMPPETLGVSAVDNYTLKVKLSKPVPYFPSLTANFSLFPVPSTVVQKYGNDWTKVGNLVGNGAFKLQDRVVNEKLVLVPNDYYWDHAHTVLTKVTFIPINQEANATKRYQAGDIDITESFPKNLYQKLLKDIPDQVYTPDQLGTYYYAFNTQRAPTSDVRVRKALSYAIDRKIIAEKVLGTGEKPAYHFTPDVTAGYHPVANLLQQQDQEELNAQAKALLHAAGYGPDKPLTLSLLYNTSDNNQKLAIAIASMWKKTLGVDVKMINQEWKTYIDSRNTGNFDVVRASWVGDYNEPSTFLSLLTSTHSGNIAKFTSADYDRLLSEAGKQTNPKALSDDYNKAEQIIAEQVPIAPIYQFTNGRLIKPWVKGYPITNPEDVAYSQMIYIIKH; this is encoded by the coding sequence ATGCGCTATTTCCGTTATGCATTGTGTGCCGCATTAGTTGGCACAGCGCTGGGCGCGGCAAATGCTGCTGATGTCCCTGCGGGTACCGTATTGGCTGAAAAACAAGAACTTGTACGTCATATTAAAGATGAGCCGGCCTCACTCGATCCGATGAAAGCCGTTGGGTTAATCGAGGCCCAGGTCGCGCGGGATTTGTTTGAAGGATTGGTTAATCAGGATGCGCATGGTCAGATAATTCCTGGTGTTGCAACAAATTGGAAAACGGCAGATAACCAAACCTATATTTTCACGTTGCGCAAAGATGCTAAATGGTCGAATGGTGATCCGGTCACCGCGCAGGATTTTGTCTATAGTTGGCGTCGTTTGGTTGACCCTAAAAGTTTATCTCCTTTTGCCTGGTTTGCAGAACTGGCCGGAATGGAGAATGCGCAGCAAATTATCGCTGGGAAAATGCCGCCGGAAACGTTAGGGGTTAGCGCTGTTGATAATTACACCCTTAAAGTTAAACTTAGCAAGCCCGTGCCTTATTTCCCCAGTCTGACAGCAAACTTCAGTTTATTCCCCGTTCCATCAACCGTAGTTCAAAAATATGGGAATGATTGGACGAAAGTTGGAAATCTGGTGGGGAATGGTGCATTCAAATTACAAGATAGAGTTGTGAATGAGAAATTAGTATTGGTACCTAATGACTATTATTGGGACCATGCTCATACCGTTCTAACCAAAGTGACCTTTATTCCTATCAATCAGGAAGCCAATGCCACCAAGCGCTATCAGGCTGGTGATATTGATATTACAGAGTCCTTCCCCAAAAATTTGTATCAGAAATTATTAAAAGATATTCCCGATCAAGTTTATACCCCAGACCAGCTTGGAACTTATTATTACGCATTTAACACGCAGCGTGCGCCAACAAGTGATGTGCGGGTGCGCAAAGCATTATCTTATGCAATAGACCGCAAAATTATCGCTGAAAAAGTATTGGGAACAGGGGAAAAACCAGCCTATCACTTTACCCCTGATGTGACAGCCGGCTATCACCCAGTGGCGAACTTATTACAACAGCAAGATCAAGAAGAACTGAATGCCCAAGCCAAAGCACTGTTACATGCTGCGGGTTATGGCCCGGATAAACCACTGACATTATCATTGCTGTATAACACCTCGGATAATAATCAAAAGTTAGCCATTGCGATTGCTTCAATGTGGAAAAAGACATTAGGTGTGGATGTCAAAATGATTAACCAAGAGTGGAAAACCTATATTGATAGCCGTAATACCGGTAACTTTGATGTTGTCCGCGCATCATGGGTTGGGGACTACAATGAGCCTTCAACATTCTTGTCATTACTGACGTCCACTCACAGCGGGAATATCGCGAAGTTTACGAGCGCAGATTATGACCGTTTATTGAGTGAAGCGGGTAAACAAACTAATCCTAAAGCGCTAAGTGATGATTACAACAAAGCTGAACAGATTATTGCCGAGCAAGTACCAATAGCACCTATATATCAATTTACCAATGGGCGCTTAATTAAGCCTTGGGTGAAAGGTTACCCGATTACAAACCCTGAAGATGTGGCATACAGCCAAATGATCTATATCATCAAACATTAA
- the zntB gene encoding zinc transporter ZntB produces the protein MDLVEGKALQVSDAVYAYQFDGKGGVTSISADAIATAEQPCWLHLDYTHPESAAWLQNTPLLPEVVRAGLAGESVRPKVTRMGDGTMITLRGINFNNDARPDQLVTIRVYMTDKLIVSTRHRKVYSIDDVLNDLQSGTGPTNSGNWLVEIVDGLTDHTNEFIEDLHDKIIDLEDDLLEQKIPQRGQMALLRKQLIVLRRYMAPQRDVFARLASERLPWMNDDDRRRMQEISERLGRGLEDLDSSIARTAVLSDEISSLMADAMNRRTYTMSLLAMVFLPTTFLTGLFGVNLGGIPGNTYSFGFAAFCMMLVVLILGVAWWLKRSKWL, from the coding sequence GTGGATCTAGTCGAAGGGAAAGCACTTCAAGTTTCTGATGCTGTTTATGCTTATCAATTTGATGGCAAAGGGGGCGTAACATCAATCAGTGCCGATGCCATCGCGACCGCGGAGCAACCTTGTTGGCTGCATCTGGATTACACACACCCGGAAAGTGCCGCCTGGCTACAAAATACCCCATTACTTCCCGAGGTCGTTCGGGCTGGTCTTGCCGGTGAAAGTGTGCGTCCGAAGGTGACTCGCATGGGTGACGGCACGATGATAACGCTGCGAGGTATAAATTTTAATAATGATGCCCGCCCTGACCAGTTAGTTACCATCCGAGTTTATATGACGGATAAGTTGATTGTCTCAACCCGGCACCGCAAAGTGTATTCTATTGATGATGTATTGAATGATTTACAAAGTGGTACTGGCCCAACAAATAGTGGTAACTGGCTGGTGGAAATAGTCGATGGTTTGACCGACCATACCAATGAATTTATTGAAGATCTGCATGATAAAATTATCGATCTTGAAGATGATTTACTGGAGCAAAAAATTCCACAACGTGGGCAGATGGCATTGCTGCGTAAGCAGTTGATTGTATTGCGCCGTTATATGGCCCCGCAGCGCGATGTTTTTGCCCGGCTGGCCAGTGAGCGCTTACCGTGGATGAATGATGATGACCGACGTCGCATGCAGGAAATCTCAGAACGTCTGGGGCGCGGCTTAGAGGATTTAGACTCTAGCATTGCTCGCACTGCAGTGTTGTCTGATGAGATTAGCTCGCTAATGGCCGATGCCATGAACCGGCGCACCTATACTATGTCGCTGTTGGCGATGGTGTTTTTACCCACCACCTTTTTGACTGGCCTGTTCGGTGTCAACCTCGGCGGGATTCCTGGGAATACCTATTCTTTTGGTTTTGCAGCATTTTGTATGATGTTGGTGGTGCTGATATTAGGTGTTGCGTGGTGGTTAAAACGCAGTAAATGGCTCTAG
- the ttcA gene encoding tRNA 2-thiocytidine(32) synthetase TtcA: MQEKQVVSQKEQYDLNKLQKRLRRNVGQAIADFNMIEEGDRVMVCLSGGKDSYTMLDILQSLQKSAPINFTLIAVNLDQKQPGFPEDILPAYLDKQGVEYKIVEENTYGIVKDIIPEGKTTCSLCSRLRRGILYRTATELGATKIALGHHRDDILQTLFLNMFYGGKLKGMPPKLMSDDGKHVVIRPLAYCREKDIERFAVVREYPIIPCNLCGSQPNLQRQVIKDMLRDWDKQYPGRIETMYSAMQNVVPSHLNDHTLFDFKSITHNSEIVDGGDLAFDREELPLQPVGWQPEDDEDSEKQPLIRLDVLEIK; this comes from the coding sequence ATGCAAGAGAAACAAGTGGTTAGCCAAAAAGAACAATACGATTTGAACAAATTACAGAAACGCCTGCGCCGCAATGTAGGTCAGGCGATTGCTGATTTTAATATGATTGAAGAAGGTGACCGCGTGATGGTTTGCCTCTCTGGGGGCAAAGACAGCTACACCATGTTGGATATTTTGCAAAGTCTGCAAAAAAGTGCGCCGATTAACTTCACCCTGATCGCCGTTAATCTGGATCAAAAACAGCCGGGATTTCCTGAGGATATCCTGCCAGCTTATCTGGATAAGCAAGGTGTTGAATACAAGATTGTTGAAGAGAATACCTATGGGATTGTGAAAGATATTATCCCCGAAGGGAAAACCACTTGTTCACTTTGCTCGCGCCTGCGCCGTGGGATTTTATACCGCACCGCCACGGAGCTAGGGGCGACCAAAATCGCGCTAGGCCATCATCGTGATGATATTCTGCAAACACTGTTTCTGAATATGTTTTATGGTGGGAAACTGAAAGGCATGCCCCCAAAACTGATGAGTGACGATGGCAAACATGTGGTCATCCGCCCACTGGCTTACTGTCGCGAAAAAGATATTGAGCGTTTCGCTGTTGTCAGGGAGTACCCCATTATTCCTTGTAACTTATGCGGTTCACAGCCCAATCTGCAACGTCAGGTGATTAAAGATATGCTGCGCGACTGGGATAAACAGTATCCGGGGCGAATCGAAACCATGTATAGCGCGATGCAAAATGTCGTGCCGTCACACTTAAATGATCACACGTTATTTGATTTTAAAAGTATTACTCATAACAGTGAGATTGTGGACGGGGGAGATTTGGCCTTCGATCGTGAAGAACTGCCACTGCAACCCGTTGGCTGGCAACCAGAAGATGATGAGGATAGCGAAAAGCAACCGCTGATTCGTCTTGATGTGCTGGAAATCAAATAA
- a CDS encoding phosphatidylinositol-specific phospholipase C, whose translation MNMRNWMSRISDTQLLSQLSIPGTHDSASFLSNVFGAEFTKTQSWNIREQLDNGVRFLDARCRLINDVFTMHHGAVFLKQQFGDILNSCIEFLKKNPTEFILLSVKQEHTTESSTKSFNEIMHDSYIEPHNKIFYLKNKNPSIRDIRGKIVLLRRYSGNKVGIDVSHWKNDTTFKIKNGDFNIYIQDHYDGYTALSINFKRKFVESLLNEAKKNRPNDMYINFTSVSGILTPYAGAKGHHLIDGMNIWFCKQYREKQKMGIIVADFVDIEDGAIIKTVVNSNTFL comes from the coding sequence ATGAATATGAGAAATTGGATGTCCCGTATTAGTGATACACAGCTATTAAGCCAACTTTCCATCCCCGGAACACATGATTCTGCTTCATTCCTTTCAAACGTATTTGGTGCTGAATTTACAAAAACACAATCATGGAATATAAGAGAACAACTTGATAATGGCGTCAGGTTTTTAGATGCCAGATGTCGCCTTATTAATGATGTATTCACCATGCACCACGGCGCGGTTTTTTTAAAGCAGCAGTTTGGTGACATCCTCAATAGCTGCATTGAGTTCCTCAAAAAAAATCCCACTGAATTCATTCTGTTATCCGTTAAACAGGAACACACAACTGAAAGTAGCACTAAAAGTTTTAACGAAATTATGCACGATAGCTATATTGAACCACATAATAAAATATTTTATTTGAAGAATAAGAACCCTAGCATTCGAGATATCAGAGGAAAGATAGTCCTACTTCGACGCTATTCCGGTAATAAAGTGGGCATTGATGTCTCTCACTGGAAAAATGACACGACGTTTAAAATTAAAAATGGTGATTTTAATATATACATCCAAGATCATTATGATGGTTACACCGCACTGAGTATCAATTTCAAAAGAAAGTTTGTCGAGAGTTTACTTAACGAGGCGAAAAAAAACCGCCCCAATGATATGTATATTAATTTCACCAGCGTATCCGGGATATTGACACCCTATGCCGGTGCCAAAGGTCATCATTTAATAGATGGAATGAACATTTGGTTTTGCAAACAATACAGAGAGAAGCAAAAGATGGGCATTATTGTGGCCGATTTTGTCGATATTGAGGATGGGGCGATTATTAAAACCGTGGTGAATTCAAATACTTTCCTATAA
- a CDS encoding helix-turn-helix transcriptional regulator encodes MDEKKPNNPVNSKSLIVESLNSLPLISIMEHSHEPWVVRDCQSRYVYVNQAGLDFLNLPVGFDIEGKLDNECPADWAEFAEQYQANDRKAEKSGKRVAIISTNFYGRDRILEPYYLPRFPIYNKIGECIGTLTNASKLNFISLSQYVDHRTPSVLTLTPPTDLFNERELEIIFFILQPMTAKMVAKRLSLSHRTIENKLRMIYEKAGVNSLNMFREYCGNLGLDLYIPSKFVKPNIRSHN; translated from the coding sequence ATGGATGAAAAGAAACCAAATAACCCAGTGAATTCAAAAAGTTTAATTGTAGAGTCTTTGAATTCACTCCCACTGATTTCCATCATGGAACACAGTCATGAACCTTGGGTTGTAAGAGATTGCCAGTCGCGCTATGTCTATGTTAATCAAGCGGGTCTTGATTTCTTAAATTTACCCGTCGGCTTTGATATTGAAGGGAAATTAGATAATGAATGCCCCGCTGATTGGGCAGAATTTGCTGAGCAATATCAGGCAAATGATAGAAAGGCGGAGAAAAGTGGTAAGCGCGTGGCGATTATTTCAACCAATTTTTATGGTCGGGATAGAATATTAGAACCCTACTATTTACCTAGATTCCCCATTTACAATAAGATTGGTGAATGTATAGGAACATTAACAAATGCCAGCAAATTAAATTTTATTTCTCTTTCACAATATGTAGACCACCGTACTCCCTCAGTATTAACACTGACTCCGCCAACAGATCTGTTTAATGAAAGAGAACTTGAGATAATATTTTTTATATTACAACCGATGACCGCTAAAATGGTGGCGAAAAGACTTTCCTTATCACACAGAACAATAGAAAATAAATTAAGAATGATCTACGAAAAAGCGGGGGTCAACTCTTTGAATATGTTTAGAGAGTATTGCGGTAACTTAGGTTTAGATTTATATATTCCCTCCAAATTTGTAAAGCCCAATATTCGAAGTCATAATTAA